From a single Acidobacteriota bacterium genomic region:
- a CDS encoding DUF4175 family protein yields the protein MSPQLQNVSEVIKQVRRRIRTRQALRGAAITLGVAAVSLLIVSLAAGLLKQRHAVLMVLRLLPVALTMVSAWLFILRPLRERIHDARIARLIEEKCGLGDRLVTSVDYSENPREASPAIVERLITDASRRSSSVDLDQVVNRRDGYAYGAAAALILLSLVGALVLGPRSVSSGLTALYSTDDESVAASSMFINVSPGTARVPRGSDQKLKATLAGFDSAIAQVFVRKVGADNWVAHTMEPAKNNGEFQFLIFNIQDSVTYYVESKDVRSPEFSLEVVDLPFVKQIDLVFNFPAYTRLASKKIENGGEVAALKGTVVQVTAGLSANAKAARIVISDGTKVEMTPGDDNHFTGQFTVKQNGTYRIELTSEGGERYNGSNEYDITVIEDHGPTIVIDKPGRDMKVSSIQEVFTQVRAEDDFGVSSVELYYSVNGGEEKKVQLQDLKSDAAHALSGAHTFFLEEYGLQPGDFISYYAKARDNSANPQESTSDIYFMEVRPFDREFREAQQSGSGSGDQDSNALTRRQREIIAATFRVQRELRTYTPAEKDENFGAVTLSQEKLKTDAENLAERIRRRLGDQLNSQPDYAKLIEYVTQASKEMSTAIDELRGKKTKEALPPEQRSLQQLLRAEAIFRDIQVARGGGQGQGKSQSEQQELADLFELQLDKMKNQYETVQRQQQETQTQQQDEIARRLAELARRQQQQLEQKMRSQMQQQGGGSQRQQQEMIDEAQKMARELEKLSRDRRDQKLAEAARQMQQAADEMKRAQASQSQSQSSSSSQGGGESTAQQLRALDRMEQARRTLESAQRAGGQQNVQKLRQQTEEALKRQEEISRSVDELARNGQAGSAGEAKKQQIGERKQALADQVAGLERDIDQAARGMGQERQQASDKLREAAGAIRQNRIPDRIRQNQQLIANGWYDQARERERIIKGNLEEVLKDLQAAEGGAKNRAQGEGLEEALNRARELADNLESLRRKMESGDQEGQNQNGQQQGQQGSQAGQQQAQTGQQSQSQGSRGQRGQQAGGQQNQQGRQGQQGQQSGSQAGRQNEQGQQAGQQARGQRSGRQQGQQGQRGQQNQSGQQAGQQGQQGQQGQQGQQGQQGQQGKQGQQGQGQGQQGQQGQQGQQGQRQGQGQEQQSQQGQGQRGSQQGGRPSNGGAYDPKSMAGGPPSGGLRQLESELRQRLADAEDLKRALGRNSDLARDLNRAVEQLRRMNPNAFADPAQLALLKSEVIDPLRQIEIELARRLQAKLGNNGPGAFGDGDAPDRYRKMIEDYYRRLSARQPEQKP from the coding sequence ATGAGTCCTCAATTGCAGAACGTCAGCGAAGTCATTAAACAAGTCCGCAGGCGAATTCGCACTCGCCAGGCGCTGCGAGGCGCGGCTATCACGCTTGGGGTTGCGGCGGTATCGCTGTTGATTGTCTCTCTGGCCGCCGGTCTGCTCAAGCAAAGGCACGCCGTGCTGATGGTCCTCCGACTTCTGCCGGTCGCTTTGACGATGGTCTCCGCATGGCTGTTCATTCTCCGCCCTCTGCGCGAAAGGATTCACGATGCCAGGATAGCGCGGCTGATCGAGGAGAAGTGTGGGTTGGGCGACCGCCTGGTCACGTCGGTGGACTACTCGGAGAATCCGCGCGAGGCCTCGCCCGCGATAGTCGAAAGGCTGATCACCGACGCATCCCGCCGGTCTTCGTCTGTTGATCTCGATCAGGTCGTAAATCGACGCGACGGCTACGCCTACGGCGCAGCGGCGGCGCTAATACTTTTGTCCCTGGTGGGTGCGTTGGTGCTCGGTCCGCGATCGGTCTCGAGCGGACTGACTGCGCTGTACTCCACGGATGACGAATCGGTCGCGGCCAGCTCGATGTTCATCAACGTCAGTCCCGGCACTGCGCGAGTGCCTCGCGGTTCGGATCAGAAACTAAAGGCGACGCTTGCGGGCTTTGATTCGGCGATTGCTCAAGTGTTCGTGCGCAAGGTCGGCGCCGACAACTGGGTAGCTCACACGATGGAGCCCGCGAAGAACAACGGCGAGTTTCAGTTCCTCATCTTCAATATTCAAGATTCGGTCACTTACTATGTCGAATCGAAGGACGTGCGTTCGCCGGAGTTCTCGCTCGAGGTCGTAGACCTGCCGTTCGTCAAGCAGATAGACCTGGTTTTTAACTTTCCGGCTTACACGCGGCTCGCGAGTAAGAAGATCGAGAACGGCGGAGAAGTCGCCGCGCTCAAGGGCACGGTCGTTCAGGTCACCGCCGGTTTGAGTGCAAATGCGAAAGCTGCGCGCATCGTGATCAGCGACGGAACGAAGGTCGAGATGACGCCCGGCGACGATAACCACTTCACCGGCCAGTTCACGGTCAAGCAGAACGGCACATATCGCATCGAGCTCACGAGCGAGGGCGGGGAGCGGTACAACGGCTCGAACGAATACGACATAACCGTGATCGAAGATCACGGGCCGACCATCGTCATCGATAAACCCGGCCGCGATATGAAGGTCAGCAGCATCCAGGAGGTGTTTACCCAGGTGCGCGCGGAAGACGACTTCGGCGTGTCGTCGGTCGAGCTTTATTACTCGGTCAACGGAGGCGAGGAAAAGAAAGTACAGTTGCAAGACTTGAAGAGCGACGCCGCGCACGCGCTGTCCGGCGCGCACACTTTCTTCCTCGAGGAGTACGGGCTGCAACCCGGCGATTTCATCTCCTACTACGCGAAGGCGCGTGACAATTCGGCCAACCCTCAAGAATCGACCAGCGATATTTACTTCATGGAAGTGCGGCCGTTCGATCGCGAGTTCCGCGAGGCTCAACAGAGCGGCAGCGGAAGTGGCGATCAGGATTCGAACGCGCTCACGCGGCGGCAGCGCGAGATCATTGCCGCGACGTTCCGTGTTCAGCGCGAACTTCGGACTTATACGCCGGCCGAGAAAGATGAGAACTTTGGCGCGGTCACGCTGAGTCAGGAAAAGCTCAAGACCGACGCCGAGAATCTGGCCGAACGCATTCGGCGCAGGCTTGGCGATCAGCTCAACTCGCAGCCCGACTACGCGAAGCTGATTGAATATGTCACTCAAGCCTCGAAGGAAATGTCGACGGCGATTGATGAACTGCGCGGCAAGAAGACTAAGGAAGCGCTTCCACCCGAGCAGCGTTCTCTGCAGCAGCTTCTTCGCGCGGAGGCGATCTTCCGCGATATTCAAGTCGCGCGCGGCGGCGGACAGGGTCAGGGCAAGAGCCAATCCGAACAGCAGGAGCTGGCCGATCTGTTCGAGCTTCAGCTCGACAAGATGAAGAACCAGTACGAGACGGTCCAGCGCCAGCAGCAGGAGACTCAGACGCAACAGCAGGACGAGATCGCCCGCCGGCTTGCGGAGCTTGCGCGCCGTCAGCAGCAACAGCTTGAACAGAAAATGCGATCGCAAATGCAGCAGCAGGGCGGCGGATCGCAGCGGCAGCAGCAGGAAATGATCGACGAAGCTCAGAAGATGGCTCGCGAGCTTGAAAAATTGTCGCGCGACCGCCGCGATCAGAAGCTCGCCGAGGCTGCCCGACAAATGCAGCAGGCGGCGGATGAGATGAAGCGCGCGCAGGCGTCTCAATCACAATCACAGTCATCTTCTTCATCGCAGGGCGGCGGAGAATCAACTGCGCAACAGCTCCGCGCGCTCGATCGGATGGAGCAAGCCAGGCGCACTCTGGAATCAGCCCAGCGCGCCGGCGGGCAACAGAATGTGCAAAAGCTTCGACAGCAAACCGAAGAAGCGTTGAAGCGCCAGGAAGAGATTTCACGCAGCGTGGATGAGCTTGCGCGCAACGGACAAGCCGGAAGCGCCGGCGAAGCGAAGAAGCAACAGATTGGCGAGCGCAAACAAGCGCTCGCCGATCAAGTCGCCGGCCTGGAACGAGACATCGATCAAGCGGCGCGCGGTATGGGCCAGGAACGTCAGCAGGCGAGCGACAAGCTCCGCGAAGCTGCCGGCGCGATTCGTCAGAACCGAATCCCCGATCGAATCCGGCAGAATCAGCAACTGATCGCCAACGGTTGGTACGATCAGGCGCGCGAGCGCGAGCGAATCATCAAGGGCAATCTCGAAGAGGTGCTCAAGGACCTTCAAGCAGCAGAAGGGGGCGCGAAAAACCGCGCTCAGGGTGAGGGACTGGAAGAGGCGCTGAACCGCGCGCGTGAGCTTGCCGACAATCTTGAATCGCTGCGCCGCAAAATGGAATCCGGCGATCAGGAGGGCCAGAATCAGAACGGCCAGCAGCAGGGTCAGCAGGGAAGTCAGGCTGGACAGCAACAGGCTCAAACTGGCCAGCAGAGCCAATCTCAAGGCAGCCGTGGCCAGCGCGGCCAGCAAGCGGGTGGGCAACAGAACCAGCAGGGTCGGCAGGGCCAACAGGGTCAACAGTCAGGTTCGCAGGCAGGCCGTCAGAATGAGCAGGGTCAACAGGCGGGTCAGCAGGCACGCGGGCAGCGATCGGGTCGACAGCAGGGGCAACAGGGGCAACGAGGCCAACAGAATCAGTCTGGTCAGCAGGCCGGCCAGCAAGGACAACAAGGGCAGCAAGGCCAGCAAGGTCAGCAGGGCCAGCAGGGCCAGCAGGGAAAGCAAGGCCAACAAGGACAAGGGCAAGGCCAGCAAGGGCAACAGGGCCAGCAGGGACAACAAGGGCAACGCCAGGGCCAAGGACAGGAACAGCAAAGCCAACAAGGACAAGGCCAGCGAGGTAGCCAGCAAGGCGGCCGTCCTTCAAACGGCGGCGCCTATGATCCAAAGTCAATGGCTGGGGGACCGCCAAGTGGTGGACTGCGCCAGCTCGAAAGCGAGCTTCGCCAACGGCTCGCCGACGCTGAAGATCTAAAACGCGCGTTAGGCCGCAACAGTGATCTTGCGCGCGACCTCAATCGCGCGGTCGAGCAGTTGCGACGCATGAACCCGAATGCGTTCGCTGATCCGGCGCAGCTTGCGTTGCTCAAGAGCGAAGTGATCGACCCCCTGCGGCAAATCGAGATCGAGCTTGCGCGAAGGCTTCAAGCGAAGCTCGGCAACAACGGCCCCGGCGCGTTCGGCGACGGCGACGCTCCCGATCGCTATCGAAAGATGATCGAAGACTACTATCGCAGGCTGTCAGCCCGGCAGCCTGAGCAGAAGCCTTAG
- a CDS encoding cold-shock protein, with the protein MRETGTVKWFNATKGYGFITREGGDDVFVHYSAIEAEGYKTLNEGQRVEFTITQGPKGLAASSVIAAVA; encoded by the coding sequence TTGAGAGAAACAGGAACTGTTAAGTGGTTTAACGCGACGAAGGGCTACGGGTTCATCACCCGCGAAGGCGGTGACGACGTGTTCGTTCACTACTCTGCCATCGAGGCCGAAGGATATAAGACGCTCAACGAAGGGCAGCGTGTAGAGTTTACTATCACGCAGGGTCCAAAAGGCCTGGCTGCCAGCAGCGTAATCGCGGCTGTTGCTTAG
- a CDS encoding DUF6335 family protein encodes MADKMAERAKEEFIDAGDAESEQYEADEEVQQEFSDAQRLASGGERLRRELREHHSRTPVLSAGDIDADWARADIGDETVGGSAPTPDQDIVEELGEAVGLTYEDNEPLHTTEKVEERDRKRWELDPASSEDYNDRVNREGE; translated from the coding sequence ATGGCGGACAAGATGGCGGAGAGGGCTAAAGAAGAATTCATCGATGCCGGCGATGCGGAGAGCGAACAATACGAGGCAGATGAAGAAGTGCAACAGGAGTTCTCCGATGCGCAGCGGCTGGCTTCGGGAGGCGAGCGGCTAAGGCGCGAGCTTCGAGAGCACCATTCGCGCACGCCGGTGCTTTCCGCGGGAGACATCGACGCCGACTGGGCCCGTGCCGACATCGGCGACGAGACTGTCGGCGGATCAGCTCCGACGCCTGACCAGGACATAGTCGAAGAACTGGGCGAAGCCGTCGGGCTGACCTACGAGGATAACGAGCCGCTGCACACGACTGAAAAAGTGGAAGAGCGCGACCGCAAACGCTGGGAACTCGATCCGGCGTCGTCCGAAGACTACAACGATCGGGTCAACCGCGAAGGCGAGTGA
- a CDS encoding BatA domain-containing protein, producing the protein MAFLNPIFLLGAMAAALPVLVHLVRRTRAPRIQFPSLMFLRKIEQKTIRRRKLRNLLLLLMRCAALLLLALAFARPFFTSSNPVSASGDHTSTVILVDGSYSMRYGEVFNRARQSARNMINDAASDEHLAVVLFSRNYQVLMPLKADRAEAGTAVNQMEPGLDSTDYLQAIQAADAILKDASRGLHRIYLISDFHDAGWNRAAPQVKLAPDVKLFPIDVSDAKTANLAVSGVVADPVVYSQKYAGKAVARISNFGAEEVDAAIELKLNDLPVERKPLSLAAGTTVNVEFTGFNVPEGSNRASVEITGDGFPLDNKFFFTIRRDNQTRVFAIDTAARGRSESFFLQQSLAAGENNQHALTVKTAGSVNPTELEPYRVVILNDAANINEGLASGLKNFVERGGGLILAAGKHTDASDFNRLLGSIAPAQLGEIVQPRGYALMSQVKTDHPIFNAFARSGRLTSTRIYGYHRATAKEGALTIAALDDGSPIIVEGSAGRGKVLLVTTTLDTAWNDLPLTPMFLPLMRQMLEYLGGREAASSYTIGQAFTTPPDKDGSLPAVDSPGGKRIDDVRKNSSGEQSLDASEIGFYRLRYRDRDEFVAVNLDTKESDLTKLNVDELIASISPSADDKNAQPAQPPRLTAEEREARQRLWLPLLLTALALFVAEAVIARRIRIPKLI; encoded by the coding sequence ATGGCCTTCCTGAATCCAATCTTTCTTCTCGGAGCGATGGCGGCGGCATTGCCGGTGCTCGTTCATCTCGTGCGTCGAACGCGCGCGCCAAGGATTCAATTCCCATCACTGATGTTCCTCCGAAAGATCGAGCAGAAGACCATCCGCCGCCGCAAGCTTCGCAACCTGCTGCTGCTCTTGATGCGATGCGCGGCGTTGCTTCTACTCGCGCTCGCCTTCGCAAGGCCTTTCTTTACCAGTTCCAACCCGGTCTCCGCGTCCGGAGATCACACGAGCACGGTCATTCTGGTTGACGGGTCTTACAGCATGCGCTACGGCGAAGTGTTCAATCGGGCGCGGCAGTCCGCGCGCAACATGATTAATGATGCGGCGTCAGACGAGCACCTTGCCGTTGTGCTGTTCTCCAGGAACTATCAAGTGTTGATGCCGCTGAAAGCCGATCGCGCCGAAGCGGGGACAGCGGTGAACCAGATGGAGCCGGGTCTCGATTCAACCGACTATCTGCAAGCTATTCAAGCCGCGGACGCGATTCTGAAAGACGCCAGTCGCGGCCTGCATCGCATCTACCTCATCTCTGATTTTCATGATGCCGGTTGGAATCGCGCGGCGCCGCAGGTCAAGCTTGCTCCCGATGTGAAACTGTTTCCTATCGATGTGTCGGACGCAAAAACTGCGAACCTGGCGGTGTCCGGGGTCGTTGCCGATCCCGTCGTTTACTCGCAGAAGTACGCGGGCAAGGCAGTCGCTCGGATCAGCAACTTCGGGGCGGAAGAGGTGGATGCGGCTATCGAACTGAAGCTCAACGACCTTCCGGTCGAACGAAAGCCGTTGAGTCTCGCTGCCGGCACAACCGTCAACGTCGAGTTCACGGGATTCAATGTTCCTGAGGGCTCCAACCGCGCGTCGGTCGAGATCACCGGCGACGGCTTCCCGCTCGATAACAAGTTCTTCTTCACCATCAGACGCGACAATCAAACGCGAGTGTTTGCGATCGACACCGCCGCGCGCGGCAGAAGCGAGAGCTTCTTTCTACAGCAGTCGCTCGCCGCCGGCGAGAACAACCAGCACGCTCTAACCGTGAAGACCGCCGGCAGCGTAAACCCGACAGAGCTCGAGCCGTACCGGGTCGTGATCTTAAACGACGCGGCGAACATCAACGAAGGACTCGCCTCCGGGCTGAAGAACTTCGTTGAGCGCGGCGGCGGGCTGATCCTCGCCGCCGGCAAGCACACCGACGCGAGCGACTTCAATCGCCTGCTTGGATCAATCGCGCCCGCCCAGCTCGGCGAGATCGTTCAGCCGCGCGGATACGCTTTGATGAGTCAGGTGAAGACCGATCATCCGATCTTCAATGCATTCGCGCGCAGCGGCCGATTGACCTCGACGCGGATCTACGGCTATCACCGCGCTACCGCTAAAGAGGGAGCGCTGACTATTGCGGCGCTGGATGACGGGAGCCCGATAATAGTCGAAGGCTCGGCGGGAAGAGGTAAAGTCTTGCTGGTGACGACGACGCTGGACACGGCCTGGAACGACCTGCCGCTCACGCCGATGTTCCTTCCGCTGATGCGCCAGATGCTCGAGTATTTGGGAGGGCGCGAGGCCGCTTCTTCTTACACGATTGGGCAGGCGTTTACGACGCCTCCCGACAAAGACGGTTCATTGCCGGCGGTTGATAGTCCCGGAGGAAAGCGAATTGATGACGTAAGAAAGAATTCCTCGGGCGAGCAGTCGTTGGATGCGAGCGAGATCGGGTTCTATCGGCTTCGTTATCGGGATCGCGACGAGTTCGTTGCGGTGAATCTCGACACGAAGGAATCCGATCTGACGAAGCTCAACGTCGATGAATTGATAGCGAGCATTTCGCCGTCGGCGGATGATAAGAACGCACAGCCCGCTCAGCCGCCTCGATTGACCGCCGAAGAAAGAGAAGCGAGGCAGCGGCTATGGCTGCCGCTGCTGCTTACGGCGCTCGCGTTGTTTGTAGCCGAAGCGGTCATTGCCAGGCGGATTCGGATTCCGAAGTTGATCTAA
- a CDS encoding carboxypeptidase regulatory-like domain-containing protein, whose translation MSKPKPFRSLCAVLMMLCLCAAAVPAMAVPAMAQSESSTGQIRGIVTDAQGAAISKATVTATNKNTGLARSAPSNDDGLYAIVLLPPGPYNVSAEASGFAASTISDVEVTVGRVRDLNISMGVSGVQEMVSVTAGAIQVQTTRSEADSVLNEKAIENLPINGRRFQDFITLTPTAQVDPSRGQISLAGQRGINANVNVDGVDYNQPFFGGIRGGERSNTAFTIPQESIKEFQVVASGYSAEFGRSTGGVVNAVTKSGTNSFHGSAFFTERPKQASRKTAFFEATAQNLNDTRKSRGLDPIEFVPAPTRHMYGGSFGGPIIKNKAFFFGAYEEQRISIGRQVFFDTLVGLPNTAGTLEAFNFYQSLQEPYQQTNAARAFLVRGDYEINQNHRFNVRFSRNRTVEKNAVSVGNALFPTINSSLSNNGTEIDQLYTIMGQFTSFFTSTMVNEMRAQFAREERPRPANALEPLVTNSTIGSFGTVSFLGENVQFDRRFQIADNLTFSKGNHTFKVGGEYNHTFVAQTFGFNQFGTYNLSGSNVPVLLDILSLSPGFVPTPPATTVLNRFDCISSIAACAGINVTYQRQIGNLQAAYKGDELAFFGQDSWRLRPNLTMNYGLRWEEQYNPSAQANNDTLINKVKGFQFPSGQVYDPSLIPDSGGQWGPRLGLAWDPAGDGKMVVRGYSGIYFARTPLLLFADPVNNFRTPPGNVTVTLPFNTASIPAGNPLKTCQTIYCQFNLIGIDLNKFTLDKLPVLTPAQLSEVATKLGLSPDPFFNAQLLSVSPTFKNPKSYQAGLGIEREIFPSFVVGADFTYVKAVHLERNREVNIPLPTLATTTLRPVYGVSTQARLRPNPQLQGSLQLRESSAKSLYRALTFSAKVQRKWGQFNAFYTLSKLLADDDNERSSGGVAYQDSYDFSSEYGASDLDRRHQVVISPVIFLPKGFDFSSGIRLRSGRAIDARIGSDVNQDGVNNDRPYLAPGVSFERNAFRNLAVYNVDMRVQKRFRLHRENMQLALSMEVFNIFNLSNIQLSGSTVTNYCTGTQTASSNCGFLGPTSPNFLQTIDRSPTSVRFGQLLLTNTGGEPFQMQFGARFTF comes from the coding sequence ATGTCAAAACCAAAACCATTCCGTTCACTATGCGCAGTGCTAATGATGCTGTGTCTGTGTGCCGCCGCTGTTCCGGCGATGGCCGTTCCGGCGATGGCGCAGTCAGAATCCAGCACGGGACAGATCAGAGGCATTGTGACTGATGCTCAGGGAGCAGCCATCTCGAAGGCGACCGTCACCGCCACCAACAAAAACACCGGCCTTGCGCGCTCGGCGCCCAGCAATGACGACGGGCTATACGCGATAGTGCTGCTACCGCCCGGTCCTTACAACGTATCGGCGGAGGCGAGCGGCTTTGCCGCAAGCACGATCAGCGACGTGGAAGTGACCGTTGGCCGAGTTAGAGATCTCAATATCTCGATGGGCGTAAGCGGCGTCCAGGAAATGGTGAGCGTCACGGCGGGCGCGATTCAGGTTCAGACGACTCGATCCGAAGCGGACTCTGTATTGAACGAAAAAGCCATCGAGAACCTCCCGATCAACGGCCGCCGCTTCCAGGACTTCATCACGCTTACACCGACTGCTCAAGTCGATCCGTCGCGCGGTCAGATCTCGTTGGCCGGGCAGCGCGGAATCAACGCGAATGTCAACGTTGACGGCGTGGACTATAACCAGCCGTTCTTCGGGGGCATCCGCGGCGGCGAGCGATCCAATACCGCGTTCACAATCCCACAAGAGTCTATCAAGGAATTTCAGGTTGTGGCTTCGGGCTACTCGGCTGAGTTTGGCCGCTCGACTGGGGGCGTTGTCAACGCCGTAACCAAGTCTGGAACCAATTCATTTCATGGCTCGGCGTTTTTCACGGAGCGTCCGAAGCAGGCTTCCAGGAAGACTGCGTTCTTCGAAGCGACTGCGCAGAACCTTAACGACACGAGAAAGAGCCGGGGACTTGACCCGATTGAGTTCGTCCCGGCGCCCACGCGACACATGTATGGCGGGTCGTTCGGAGGGCCTATTATTAAGAACAAAGCGTTCTTTTTCGGGGCCTATGAAGAGCAGCGGATAAGCATCGGCCGCCAGGTCTTCTTTGATACCCTCGTAGGGTTACCCAATACTGCAGGGACTCTGGAAGCATTCAACTTCTATCAGTCGCTGCAAGAGCCCTACCAACAAACCAACGCTGCCAGGGCATTCCTTGTGCGGGGCGATTACGAGATCAACCAGAATCACCGTTTCAACGTCCGTTTCAGCCGTAATCGAACCGTAGAAAAGAACGCAGTCTCAGTAGGCAACGCGCTGTTCCCGACGATAAACAGCTCCCTTTCAAACAACGGCACCGAGATAGACCAGCTTTACACTATCATGGGCCAGTTCACGAGCTTCTTCACTTCAACCATGGTCAACGAAATGCGAGCCCAGTTCGCGCGTGAGGAACGGCCACGTCCGGCCAATGCCTTGGAACCGCTTGTTACGAACTCGACGATTGGCAGTTTCGGCACAGTGAGCTTCCTCGGGGAAAACGTCCAGTTTGACAGGCGCTTTCAGATTGCGGACAACCTGACCTTCAGCAAGGGCAATCACACGTTCAAGGTTGGCGGCGAGTACAACCATACGTTTGTCGCGCAGACGTTCGGCTTCAACCAGTTCGGAACCTATAACCTGTCAGGTTCCAACGTCCCAGTTCTTCTCGACATTCTGTCGCTCTCGCCGGGATTTGTGCCGACGCCACCCGCGACTACAGTCCTTAACCGCTTCGACTGCATCTCTTCAATAGCTGCTTGCGCCGGGATCAATGTCACCTACCAGAGGCAGATCGGCAATCTCCAAGCGGCGTATAAAGGGGACGAACTTGCCTTCTTCGGTCAGGATTCCTGGCGCCTTCGTCCGAACCTGACAATGAACTACGGCCTTCGCTGGGAGGAGCAGTACAATCCCTCCGCGCAAGCTAACAACGACACACTTATCAATAAAGTCAAAGGGTTCCAGTTCCCGTCGGGACAAGTTTATGACCCGAGCTTAATTCCGGATTCAGGTGGTCAGTGGGGGCCGCGACTCGGACTCGCGTGGGACCCTGCAGGCGATGGCAAGATGGTGGTTCGCGGCTACTCCGGTATCTACTTCGCGCGCACGCCGCTGCTTCTATTCGCGGATCCAGTTAACAACTTTCGGACGCCGCCGGGCAACGTTACCGTCACGCTACCGTTCAACACAGCAAGCATTCCGGCGGGTAACCCGCTAAAGACCTGCCAAACAATCTATTGCCAGTTCAACTTGATTGGCATAGACCTCAACAAGTTCACGCTCGATAAGCTGCCTGTCCTCACGCCGGCCCAGCTTTCAGAAGTCGCCACGAAGCTCGGCCTCAGTCCCGATCCGTTCTTCAATGCGCAGTTGCTTTCCGTGTCGCCGACCTTCAAGAATCCGAAGTCTTACCAGGCAGGCCTCGGCATTGAACGCGAGATTTTCCCCAGCTTCGTCGTTGGCGCAGATTTCACCTATGTTAAGGCAGTTCACCTCGAGCGTAACCGTGAAGTGAACATACCATTACCGACACTTGCGACTACGACTTTGAGACCCGTCTACGGGGTGAGCACCCAGGCGAGACTGCGCCCAAATCCGCAGCTCCAGGGCTCGCTACAGCTTCGTGAGTCGTCAGCAAAGTCGCTCTACCGCGCTCTGACGTTCAGCGCGAAGGTCCAGCGTAAATGGGGCCAGTTCAACGCCTTCTACACGCTGTCGAAGTTGTTGGCTGATGACGACAATGAGCGTAGCTCGGGCGGTGTGGCTTATCAGGACAGCTATGACTTTTCGTCTGAGTACGGTGCCTCGGACCTTGATCGAAGGCACCAGGTCGTTATCAGCCCTGTCATATTCCTTCCGAAAGGATTCGACTTTTCAAGCGGTATCAGGCTGCGTTCAGGGAGGGCGATCGATGCAAGGATCGGCAGTGACGTGAACCAGGACGGCGTAAACAATGACCGCCCGTACCTCGCGCCTGGCGTAAGTTTCGAGCGCAATGCGTTCCGCAACCTGGCTGTCTACAACGTTGATATGCGTGTTCAGAAGCGTTTCCGCCTGCACCGCGAGAATATGCAACTGGCGCTCTCGATGGAGGTATTCAATATCTTCAACTTGAGCAATATTCAGCTTTCAGGCAGCACTGTGACCAACTATTGCACAGGCACACAGACTGCCTCCAGCAACTGCGGGTTCCTTGGGCCAACGAGCCCGAACTTCCTACAAACGATTGATCGAAGCCCGACCAGTGTGCGCTTTGGACAATTGCTGCTGACGAACACAGGTGGCGAACCGTTCCAGATGCAATTCGGAGCGAGGTTCACGTTCTAG